The DNA window GATAAACATATACAGGAAACAAATGGTACCAACCCCTCGATTTTTCGCCGCTGGTTTCGTAATATTTGCATGACGCTTACGCTTAACTTATCCTCTTTTTATGTTGTGAAATCAAAATGATAACATATCGCACAActatgaaaatcaaacactatCCGGATTCATGGTACAAACCATTAGTTTAAAATTATCTGTTCAAATTATAGTAAATACAAATAGAAATATAATTGCACGCAAGAACATTAAGGcgaatacaaaaataaagaaacaaaacaaGTGCCAAATTTGAACGGGGAAAACATGTTTTcgtcttattatatataaaaagaagataattaaAACTTAGGCAAGGAATAAACATATCATTAATAATTGTCAAAATCAGCAAAGAGCACAAGAAGTTCGTggtatgtttatttatttttatattctagAAAGCCAGCGCTACCCTCATCGCATTCGTCAAGGTTCATATGGTCAAACTCCAAGaattaaaagtaaacaacattcaacatatataatagtatataagCTTATTCCTCAAGCAAAAACCAAAGATAAGCAAACAAAGTTGGACTTCAAAACCCTTCCTTTACAACAGAACACTCTAGACATTTTCATTTTCCCTCTTAAAtacaactctctctctctttaatttgcctcatcatcacaaatattaaCACATTTTCCCTCTCAAACAAACACAAATATGGGGACTCTGGTGGGACACGTGGCACCAGGTTTTGGGTTCTTGCTAATTGGTTTATGGCACCTCTTCAACAACATCAAGTTCCATGCACTCAACCCTAAATCCTACACCTCAAAGCCATGGTTCCCATCTTCCAAGTTCAAATACCTTGAGCTTATTCTCATCATGGCTGCTTCCATGGCTTCTGTGTCCATGGAACTCTTCATAGGCCCTGAACGCCATCAACCTCTCGACTCAGACGGAACCATACCCTCCAACCACCTCCACAACTTCGAGCACTCCTCCATCTCCCTCACCTTCTTCGTCTTCGCCGTCTTTTCAATCATTCTCGACAAACTCAACACCCCTTCGCAACATGGTTTATCGCAGTTGCTTGCGGCCATCGCGTTCTCTCAGCAACTCCTTCTCTTCCACCTTCACTCAGCGGATCACATGGGTCCAGAAGGACAATACCACCTTCTCCTTCAGCTCGTTATATTTGTTTCTCTTTCCACCACGTTAATGGGGATTGGGTTCCCAAAGAGCTTCTTGGTGAGCTTCGTGCGTTCAATAAGCATATTCTTCCAGGGTTTGTGGTTGATAGTGATGGGTTACATGCTGTGGACACCATCGCTAATACCAAAAGGTTGCTTCATCAATGACGAGGAGGGTCACCAAGTTGTGAGGTGCTCGAGCAATGAAGCACTTCATCGTGCGAATTCGCTCGTCAACATTGAGTTCAGTTGGTTCATCATCTTGGTCACTGTGTTTGCGGTCTCTATGTACTTGGCTTTGGTGAAGGTTTATGGTGAAAAGGTGCAGTATTTTTCTCTGGGGTTTGATGTGGAGGATCAAGAGTCAAACGACGACGTTGAGTCTCAGGAGAAAAGCTTTGTTCATGCGGCAAaagcgttttcttcaggtgctAATGACATGGGAAGATAAAGtcatcaaatttaattaaattaattaaacaaaagtGAGTTGATTATATTTGTTGAGAACTTGGAATGTAAATACTTACAGTGATATATTAGGGTGGTGGGTTCCACCTTGTTATTGTtgtttaggtgttaaattaattgtGTTGAGCTACCAATTATGTGGTTCTATCTCTAGAGGAAAATGTGCATGTCTAGGTAcaagtcattttttttaatttacaaggTTGATTTCATATTTTCATTCGATTGTAGAATTGTGTGTATTTGGCTTATATTaccataaattattttattttgtttgcttttggtgataattaatacaattagctttaattttctatttataaatCCTAGTTTGCCAACCCTTTATAATTCTAACTAAAATAATACTATTAATACTTTATGGTATGAATGGAGTTCCAACGCAAAACAATGGTATATGCATgctaactaattaaaaatatgaagatATCCAAATTCCAAGGACATTATACCAAATGGTCCAACTATAATATTTCTAGTAgcctttcttctttttatttatttattcttatatgCACTCCAGGTTTAATTAAGCTCTATGCTGATTAAGTTGCAGATTCTTCATACATTCGGACGACTTTTTGTTCCATTTTCAATAAGCCATCCAGGCATTCAGATTCTGCATGCATGAAAATGACTTTCTTTTGATATTGACGGATTCTTGTGGAAGAGTGACAACGATATGACTAATATTGACATAGTTCTTCGCATGATGATTACTAATCGataatattttagtttcaaaGTTAACCTATATTCATCTggattcattttttttctcttttttttttctttttgaaggtTATTAGCCTAACAACTTTTTAATTCCAATAAAATTAAGCATATATCGAAATATCGATAGTAAACATTAAGAATAACATAGAAACAAAGGCTGCTAAAGAAAACTCCGTTATTCCAGAATGtcaatattttcatttttcttatatgCAGTCAAAGTcgatgaattattattatttattccagAAGCAAAATTGGAGTGAACATTCCTAGGAAAGTTCCATGTATGTACACAACCAATTGTATAGACCAGCGTAATCAAGcatctgatttaaatttaaaacatgTTTGTTTTACAGTCCAAACAATGTTTCAAATCATACCCCGAAACCATATTTTCGTCAAAGGAGCAAACCAAGGGATGAACAAGTTTAGGATCAGCAACTTGTGGATAAGTAAAGCCAAGGAAAGGGGTCAACGATGATGAatccaatatttattatattgcaGTTAATTTTGTATGATCCTTCCAAAGATGAGAGACCCCTAGCCTAGATAGATATATAGATATAGTTCAGACATAAGGAAGGACGGGTAATACTAAAATATCAGATTAtaaacttttcttttttccttaacaaaaaattgattctGATTGTGAACAAGTCTCCAAGTAAATAGTGAAACATTGAACATTGAGCTGGTAATGATATATATTGAGATGTCGGTGATGGATACACCACACCACACCAGAGTGTATCAGCGATGATCTCCTTTTCCATTAACAGTCGCATTCTGTAGGGATCTGCTCGTGTCATTAAAATTATTGTGTCAGGGAAGCACCAAAATAGAATTTCAAAGAACTCATTCAAGTCATAAATTGCAACAAATTTTAACTACTAGATGGGTAGCTAATGCAATTGTGAAATAATTCATGAATCATTGGCAAGGTCAGTTTCCACTTCTATTTTCTACGTGAATGCATGATGCACTTCAGATTTTGTGGGTTAACAGAAATTTAGGCAGGACAGTTTATGAGAGAATTGAATGCATATGACAGCGAGAGAGATATTTACAATAAAGTTCACAGCAAAATACTGCAAAAGAATTCAGATGATGCAAGTAGGGACAAGGGAGATCATAAGTGTGGAAACTATCTGTGTTTCAATTGATCCATAAAGCATGAAGCTTACACCCTATTTCAGCGTTGAAAATTGTTGAACAAGGGAAACACAGTTGGAGGTTCAAACTTTTGGTTAACAAACTTATGCTTACTACTTACTCTCAACCATAATATCAAGCGACCATGTCACCAGCAAGTTTTCATTCAGACAAGAACGAAATAACACATTGAGAACTGAGAATATCTAACCCAGAATTTGATCAGTTTTTCTTCTTCCCAATCTGGGAAATATGGTATTTATTCTCTGATCATCCACCTAAGCCTCGCAGACACAGTAACCAGGTAAGCCAAGTCTAAAGTTCTCTGAACCAGAAGAATACTAGCATAATTATTGATCATAGATTGAATTATTAATGCATTATTCAACTAGAACAGTTCTTCACCTGACAATCAACTTCATggttttttacatttttttttctctcatttctATTGTGTTTCCTGGTTTCTGTCGtcgttttttttttcccctATTTTTCCCCCCGAGGaaaagagaaattattttcCTGGTAATGTTTTCCACTGTATATATCTTATGCTTAAGCCTATAAAGTCTCAATTGTTTACTGCAGTATTTGCATTCAACATCTTACATATGATCCATACATTTTAAATCAAATGTCGTTGAATGTTGTCCTGAATCCTGATCAGGTCGAGGGCATCTGTTTGCTAAAATATATTCTAGATTAATGGAAGTAGAATTCAGACCTACAAAAATTCATGCGTTGGTAATTAATTCTATCATTTATACATATATGTACCAACGACCTAAAAACATTCGTATATAGGTAATTACATGTTTCTTTTACAAATATGTACCAAAGCCTGGAATGCAATCACTAGGTTCAAAACTACATTCCTTCAACTTAGAACCGTAACTACATGCCATTCTAGTCTAAACCTGCCCCTTATTTCAAAACTTAACACAGTCTAATAACTGATGTCATAAACTTTAGTATACCGCAACTAGCAACTGCATGCTCACTTTGAAGTCAAATGAGTTATCTCCCAGGAAACTCCAAAGATTTCACATGTTTTTCAGTATTAAGGTTATAAGAAATTGATGAAGTAAGAAACAGAGTAAGTCATAAATTAAAAACACTTAAAACACCCAATAAAAACGTTTCCAACCCAAAAAGTTGCTGGCACTGGAACATAGAAGTAGCAGAAACACTCAAACAACTCCAATAATATTCGGAATGTCTAATAAAGGCTCCCACAAGTTTTTATTTTGTCAGGTATACAACAGGTATGGACTGCTTAGAAACTCCTCAAACTTTTAGACCCTCAGATATAGGCATTAAGATTACTGTCAATGAAATCCTAAACTCAAAGGAAGCTCATACTATAGCGATAGGGAGAAAATCACAGGTGATCTTGCACATGAAGAGTGAACACTGTATTCTTACTGACAACTCTCTTTCCCCGGGCTCATAGAAATATGACGGCGAGAAGGCCGTCACTTAATGGCGATTTAGGAAATGAAACTCTGTGGAAAGAGGTATAGACTCAAAGGTGGTTGTGACTTGTGAACTAAGCCAAGTTCAGCAGAGTCTACAGATGCATACATGGAGTTGCTAACTTGCTATTATACCAAAGGGGATAAATCTTAAACTTGAGCTACAACCGAATGGAAAAACCAGATAAAGGGTGATAGCTCTACGCCTAACGGCTAAGATATCAACCAGAACTCAGAAACACAGCACAATGCAGCAGCCAGAGCAACAATTCTCCATTCAAATAGACATAATCAGATTACGTCTTCAATGACTCAAGATAATTCATGCAAATTAATAAAGTCCCAACCAATAAAAAAGTGAACCACTTATAAAAACAAACAACACTAGTCACATTGCAACAGGATAGAAAACACAGCAAATTCATAAATTGAACAAATCAAAAGAGGGGAGAAGAACTGACTTCTTATGGCGCTTTCCTTTCTTGGGGCCCCAACCTTCGAGCTTGGCAATGGGGCAGCCGCAACGCGCTCGGAAGAGTAAGACGGCGCGTCCGTTGGCGGGAGCCATCTTCCTGAGCTCAGACCGAAGGCACTCGTAGTCAGGATTGCCTTCCCTGCCGCCCTTCCATGGCAGCCTGTCAATCTCATCGGAGGCGCCGCAACGGAGGTTCTCCTCCGTCTGCAGCTGCAAATCGAACTCCATCGCCTTCTTGAGGCCCTTGCAGCCCGGCGCCCGGCACTTCCTGGATCGCGCGCCACACCAGAAATCGACGATCACGATCGAGACGCCAAAGAAGGTGAAGAACCCTAGCAGCCACGAGATCGGGAGCTGGTGGAGGTTAGGCGCCGATTGCGCGAGAAGGAGGGAGAGGGAGTTGAAGATGTAGGAGAAATACGATGAGAGGAGGAACGCGCCAGAGAAGAGCACTAATATGAGAATGAGAAGGTCCAGAGTCGCCGACGGTGAGTGCTTGCAGCTGCACGCGCCGGAAATCGGCGTAGATTTGGGTTTTGGTGGCGGTGGAGGTGGAGGACAAGGGGGACTCATGGTGGCGATGGCGGTGGTTATGGTGGCCAATAGCTGCTGCTGGCGCATCTTACAGATTAATTATTGACgtggtttttttttaattcatttaatattatcatttctattttctttacatattttgtttatacaaattaaaattgctTA is part of the Arachis duranensis cultivar V14167 chromosome 1, aradu.V14167.gnm2.J7QH, whole genome shotgun sequence genome and encodes:
- the LOC107465209 gene encoding uncharacterized protein LOC107465209, which gives rise to MGTLVGHVAPGFGFLLIGLWHLFNNIKFHALNPKSYTSKPWFPSSKFKYLELILIMAASMASVSMELFIGPERHQPLDSDGTIPSNHLHNFEHSSISLTFFVFAVFSIILDKLNTPSQHGLSQLLAAIAFSQQLLLFHLHSADHMGPEGQYHLLLQLVIFVSLSTTLMGIGFPKSFLVSFVRSISIFFQGLWLIVMGYMLWTPSLIPKGCFINDEEGHQVVRCSSNEALHRANSLVNIEFSWFIILVTVFAVSMYLALVKVYGEKVQYFSLGFDVEDQESNDDVESQEKSFVHAAKAFSSGANDMGR
- the LOC107465221 gene encoding uncharacterized protein At5g19025 yields the protein MRQQQLLATITTAIATMSPPCPPPPPPPKPKSTPISGACSCKHSPSATLDLLILILVLFSGAFLLSSYFSYIFNSLSLLLAQSAPNLHQLPISWLLGFFTFFGVSIVIVDFWCGARSRKCRAPGCKGLKKAMEFDLQLQTEENLRCGASDEIDRLPWKGGREGNPDYECLRSELRKMAPANGRAVLLFRARCGCPIAKLEGWGPKKGKRHKKSLQNATVNGKGDHR